A stretch of the Peribacillus sp. ACCC06369 genome encodes the following:
- a CDS encoding HipA family kinase, producing METMGQSKYPVELVQTLVGGTAHVIRFSDGKKYVVKWNGTQSKRAKEVVNEYVVGKLAMFLSLPVVPFELVFIPEEFIKNTPKLHSKKYKFSSGCQYACLFIENSIVPDEVVKAFPSKTEVKNHDMLAAMVVFDLWVNNIDRTMSNLLLEHLSDGSYFVHLIDHGICFPGGYQWSVKTLTQKLNYDIPYQETYRWAFSMLNEEDFTLFVDKIVSLPNELIYEVTQSIPEEWGVSNEEGAALYNFLVEQKSHLPNLITNFINQYKSNIVNNKDKEKKVKNKKDKKNKKK from the coding sequence ATGGAAACCATGGGACAGTCCAAATATCCAGTTGAGCTCGTACAAACTTTAGTGGGTGGAACGGCTCATGTCATTCGTTTTAGCGATGGTAAAAAATATGTAGTGAAATGGAACGGTACTCAGAGTAAAAGAGCCAAAGAAGTAGTAAATGAGTATGTGGTCGGTAAATTAGCAATGTTTCTTTCCCTTCCTGTTGTCCCCTTTGAACTAGTTTTTATCCCAGAAGAATTCATAAAGAATACTCCAAAATTACATTCAAAAAAATACAAATTCAGTTCTGGATGCCAATATGCGTGTTTATTTATTGAAAACAGTATTGTACCAGATGAAGTAGTTAAAGCTTTTCCATCCAAGACGGAAGTGAAAAATCACGATATGCTTGCCGCAATGGTGGTATTCGATCTTTGGGTGAATAACATCGATCGGACTATGAGCAATTTACTTCTGGAACATCTTAGTGATGGCAGCTATTTTGTCCATTTGATTGATCATGGTATATGTTTTCCGGGTGGATATCAATGGTCTGTAAAAACGCTTACTCAGAAACTGAATTATGATATCCCTTACCAAGAAACTTACCGCTGGGCCTTCTCTATGCTTAATGAAGAAGATTTTACATTGTTTGTAGATAAAATTGTATCCCTTCCAAACGAATTAATCTATGAAGTTACCCAATCCATCCCTGAAGAGTGGGGAGTCTCAAACGAGGAAGGTGCAGCGCTGTACAATTTTCTTGTAGAACAGAAAAGTCATTTACCGAATCTTATAACCAATTTCATCAATCAATACAAGAGCAATATTGTTAATAATAAAGATAAAGAGAAAAAGGTAAAGAATAAAAAAGATAAGAAAAATAA
- a CDS encoding glycosyltransferase, whose amino-acid sequence MKTIAFYIREPIKINQGFMYNQIIMLDQYRPIVIGPYPNSDNVQYQFEHYYNLNEIQDLGAFFKEQNVVVIHAHQGKHSIDILPTAIEYDIPLIVHFRGRDSSTQTYRRFRKNVLRYQNLVKHGAGCFAVCHFLADELMKLGFKEDKIHVLYGGLDLDLYPFFQRSLPKEGEIRILSVARLVEKKGFLTLLKAFQRIHQEFPRTTLHIIGTGEDEEKIRVFIDENQLTEHVFLRGPMDSNQISKELRNSHLFCLASETGEDGDVEGIPNALKEAMASGLPVISTFHGGIPELIEHKKSGFLVPEKDDLKLAQGIKYFLSHPRVWKRYTRSARQVIDENFDLNKQIIEQQRLYSLIEKNNGVN is encoded by the coding sequence GTGAAGACAATCGCTTTTTACATTAGAGAACCTATTAAAATAAATCAAGGATTTATGTACAATCAGATCATTATGTTGGATCAATATCGGCCTATTGTAATAGGCCCTTACCCAAATAGCGACAATGTTCAATATCAGTTTGAACATTATTATAATTTGAACGAAATTCAAGACCTTGGAGCCTTCTTTAAGGAGCAAAATGTAGTTGTGATTCACGCTCATCAAGGGAAACATTCCATCGATATTTTACCAACAGCTATAGAGTATGATATTCCTTTGATTGTGCATTTTCGAGGACGTGATTCATCCACTCAAACATATAGAAGATTTCGCAAAAATGTCCTCCGATATCAAAATTTAGTAAAACATGGAGCTGGTTGTTTTGCAGTTTGCCATTTTCTCGCAGATGAATTAATGAAATTAGGATTTAAAGAAGATAAAATACATGTATTATATGGTGGTCTAGATTTAGATTTATACCCATTTTTCCAACGCTCCTTACCTAAGGAAGGAGAAATCCGAATCTTGTCTGTAGCCAGACTTGTCGAGAAAAAAGGATTCCTTACGCTTTTGAAGGCTTTTCAACGGATTCATCAGGAATTCCCAAGAACGACACTGCACATTATTGGGACAGGAGAAGATGAAGAGAAGATAAGAGTTTTCATTGATGAAAACCAATTAACCGAACACGTTTTTCTTAGAGGACCAATGGATTCCAACCAAATTTCTAAGGAATTAAGAAATTCCCATCTCTTTTGCCTTGCTAGTGAAACGGGCGAAGATGGCGATGTAGAAGGGATTCCAAATGCATTAAAAGAAGCCATGGCAAGCGGTTTACCAGTCATCTCCACCTTTCACGGAGGGATTCCAGAATTGATTGAGCATAAAAAATCAGGATTCCTTGTTCCTGAGAAAGATGATTTAAAATTGGCTCAAGGTATAAAATATTTCCTGAGTCATCCAAGAGTATGGAAAAGATATACTAGAAGTGCAAGACAGGTAATTGATGAAAATTTTGATTTGAATAAGCAAATCATCGAACAACAAAGGCTATACAGCTTAATAGAAAAAAATAACGGAGTTAATTGA
- a CDS encoding NUDIX domain-containing protein has product MGYIEDLRALVGPRALILTGVTVLVIDQNSRFLMVQSDKMWKLPGGFIELGESAEEACRREILEETGINIGNLQLIGVFSGKEYFTKLPNGDQYFPVNIAYVTEDILSGDLKPDDIEIQKVQFFKWSAFPKDLTERDRQIFQSFIENLILEGRKGLK; this is encoded by the coding sequence ATGGGTTACATTGAAGATTTACGTGCGCTCGTTGGGCCAAGAGCTTTGATACTTACAGGGGTCACCGTTTTGGTTATCGATCAGAACAGCCGTTTTTTGATGGTACAATCCGATAAAATGTGGAAATTGCCAGGCGGCTTTATCGAATTAGGAGAATCTGCGGAAGAAGCATGCAGGCGTGAAATTTTGGAGGAAACAGGAATTAATATCGGTAACCTTCAATTAATTGGCGTTTTTTCAGGGAAGGAATATTTTACGAAGCTGCCTAATGGTGATCAATACTTTCCAGTCAACATTGCTTACGTGACCGAAGACATACTCAGCGGGGATTTAAAACCTGATGATATAGAAATACAAAAGGTTCAATTTTTTAAATGGTCCGCCTTTCCTAAAGATTTAACTGAACGAGACCGACAAATATTTCAAAGTTTTATCGAAAATTTGATTTTAGAGGGAAGGAAGGGATTGAAATAG
- a CDS encoding RIO1 family regulatory kinase/ATPase — MNDFKLIKVERIEKNGAKELIIHNPTTLKLIGEGTQGAVFQLDKDRCVKIYVNPNAATKEGKALEAAKEAHIVPRLYEVGPNYVIMEYLKGPNLKDYLKEIQDIPESFTEQIIMIRKELKRVGFIRIKTSIGHFVVTEGNVLKAIDHSDGLTMNDPYNPKMFRDLKKLGLLDKFLEQAKKIDPESYEDWQKNIDFNAI, encoded by the coding sequence ATGAATGATTTTAAATTAATTAAGGTTGAAAGAATAGAAAAGAACGGTGCAAAAGAGCTTATTATTCATAATCCAACCACATTAAAACTAATTGGGGAAGGAACTCAAGGTGCTGTTTTCCAGTTAGATAAGGATCGTTGCGTAAAGATTTATGTCAATCCAAATGCAGCAACTAAAGAGGGGAAAGCACTTGAAGCAGCGAAGGAAGCTCATATTGTTCCGAGGTTATATGAAGTTGGACCAAACTATGTAATTATGGAGTATTTAAAAGGTCCAAATTTAAAAGATTATTTGAAAGAAATTCAAGATATTCCCGAATCGTTTACAGAACAAATCATAATGATTCGAAAGGAACTAAAGAGAGTTGGATTTATTAGGATCAAGACCTCAATCGGACATTTTGTTGTAACAGAGGGGAATGTGCTGAAAGCAATCGATCATTCAGATGGTCTCACAATGAATGATCCATATAATCCGAAGATGTTTCGTGATCTAAAGAAATTGGGGTTATTGGATAAATTCCTGGAACAAGCAAAGAAAATCGATCCTGAATCATATGAAGACTGGCAGAAAAATATCGATTTCAATGCGATATAG
- a CDS encoding VanZ family protein, whose amino-acid sequence MEKLKNNQNKITAVLLAVYLFALTWIIVFKMQFSFQGLPDFREINLIPFAGSANVNNQIDFNEIIYNVLAFIPFGIYISMLKPNWSFLKKIAVIAGVSLLFEVLQFIFAIGASDITDFMGNALGGIIGVGVYIVFCKLFSTKANKILNVLTSIGVIFLVALVLLLISGVIRFKF is encoded by the coding sequence ATGGAAAAATTAAAAAATAATCAAAATAAAATAACTGCTGTCTTGTTGGCCGTATATTTATTTGCATTAACATGGATTATAGTCTTTAAAATGCAATTTTCATTTCAAGGCTTGCCGGATTTTAGGGAAATCAACTTAATCCCTTTTGCTGGTTCAGCTAATGTTAATAATCAAATAGATTTTAATGAAATAATCTATAATGTACTTGCATTTATCCCATTTGGAATTTATATCAGTATGCTAAAACCAAATTGGTCTTTCTTGAAAAAGATTGCAGTAATAGCAGGAGTTAGTTTGTTATTTGAAGTATTGCAATTCATCTTTGCTATAGGTGCTAGCGATATAACTGACTTTATGGGAAATGCATTAGGTGGAATTATTGGAGTTGGAGTTTATATTGTATTTTGTAAGCTGTTTAGTACAAAAGCAAATAAAATCCTTAATGTTTTAACTTCAATCGGGGTGATATTCCTTGTTGCATTAGTGCTGTTATTAATTAGTGGTGTTATTAGGTTTAAATTTTAG
- a CDS encoding MFS transporter has translation MFYRSPEKSRKLTEEERNYISSDHEEENEKEKEKIKWGTLFTYRTVWGLILGYFCTIWIWNIFLVFLPLYLIETYHISLTELGVYASIPYLGGVLGNIFGGYLTKKMVDRGMASPMNSKRILISTSAILTAVVVVILPFVHSIIFTVALMTLAICQEDLGRLLRTFHLLLSWHLLVQL, from the coding sequence ATCTTTTATCGTAGTCCTGAGAAGAGCCGCAAACTTACTGAGGAAGAACGGAATTACATTTCATCTGATCATGAAGAAGAAAATGAAAAAGAAAAAGAGAAAATTAAATGGGGAACCCTCTTTACATATCGAACGGTGTGGGGGTTGATATTAGGTTACTTTTGTACAATTTGGATTTGGAATATTTTCCTGGTCTTCTTACCACTCTATTTAATTGAAACCTATCATATATCTTTAACGGAGCTAGGTGTCTACGCAAGTATTCCGTATTTAGGTGGTGTTTTGGGCAACATATTTGGTGGATATTTAACGAAGAAAATGGTGGACCGTGGTATGGCCTCTCCAATGAATTCAAAACGTATCTTAATTTCAACAAGTGCTATATTGACAGCTGTTGTTGTCGTGATTCTTCCGTTTGTTCATAGTATCATTTTCACCGTTGCCTTAATGACTCTCGCTATCTGTCAGGAGGATCTTGGGCGCTTGCTGCGGACGTTTCACCTACTTCTGTCGTGGCATCTACTAGTGCAATTATGA
- a CDS encoding AbrB/MazE/SpoVT family DNA-binding domain-containing protein produces MAIRKLTKVGNSLGITFPVEMLKTANLAFGDELEVEFKGEEIILRKNKNVKLPKGVDAEFMEMLSDVIKEHDEAFKGLVDR; encoded by the coding sequence ATGGCCATTAGGAAATTAACTAAAGTCGGAAATAGCTTGGGTATTACGTTTCCAGTTGAAATGTTGAAAACGGCAAATTTAGCTTTTGGAGACGAATTAGAGGTTGAGTTCAAGGGTGAAGAAATCATTTTAAGGAAAAATAAAAATGTGAAATTACCTAAAGGTGTAGATGCGGAATTTATGGAAATGTTATCAGATGTTATTAAAGAACATGACGAAGCATTCAAGGGTTTGGTGGATAGATAA
- a CDS encoding type II toxin-antitoxin system death-on-curing family toxin → MTLDIIYLSTNQIIAINAIQIKVYSPTEQIGVKDPGLLDSAVNRPRQTVFENDAYPSIHEKAAALFESISKNHAFHNANKRTALASLIMFLKINHYQWLMGIEEEQDFVVDVVNHKYDFKAIARIIQENIKAL, encoded by the coding sequence ATGACGTTGGATATTATCTATCTTTCCACTAATCAAATTATTGCTATCAATGCCATTCAAATAAAGGTTTATTCTCCTACTGAACAAATCGGGGTGAAAGATCCCGGTCTCCTTGATTCTGCAGTGAACAGACCCAGACAAACTGTTTTCGAGAATGATGCTTACCCATCTATTCATGAAAAGGCTGCAGCCTTATTCGAATCTATTTCTAAAAATCATGCGTTCCACAACGCAAACAAGAGGACAGCACTCGCTTCCCTTATTATGTTTCTGAAGATCAATCATTATCAATGGCTAATGGGAATAGAAGAAGAACAGGATTTTGTTGTAGATGTCGTCAATCATAAATATGATTTTAAAGCTATCGCAAGAATCATCCAAGAGAACATAAAGGCTTTATAA
- a CDS encoding LacI family DNA-binding transcriptional regulator, protein MKKKSVNAMEVAKLANVSQSTVSRVFTPGSNVSEKTKRKVKEAASTLGYRPNAFARGLIMNKSNMIGLAMKDIQNPFYHEVLGKFSKGLREKGYHVLFVYTENDEIQQEEIAQFLEYNVEGVIVTDAFLSSNVVSHLHENNIPVILFNRYSKDIPCHSVSCDNYTASKRIGEYLLEQGYSKLAFITGRKNTSTSQDRQRGFCEFLKSKGIDPVIEEGDYTYDGAYEAALKLLTREDRPEVIFGANDITALGAIDAAKTLNLSIPEDIAIVGFDNIQMASWPSYSLTTWEQPVDEMIELTINTLLIEMNQKGSNSKPTLVSGRLIERKTTKS, encoded by the coding sequence TTGAAGAAAAAATCGGTCAATGCGATGGAGGTTGCGAAATTAGCCAATGTTTCCCAGTCGACGGTTTCGCGTGTGTTTACTCCAGGATCGAATGTGTCTGAAAAGACCAAGAGAAAAGTGAAGGAAGCCGCATCAACTTTAGGTTATCGGCCGAATGCTTTTGCCAGGGGATTGATTATGAACAAATCAAACATGATTGGACTGGCCATGAAAGATATCCAAAATCCGTTTTACCATGAAGTTTTAGGGAAATTTTCTAAGGGGCTTCGCGAAAAGGGATATCATGTATTGTTTGTTTATACCGAAAATGATGAGATTCAACAAGAGGAGATTGCCCAATTTCTTGAATACAATGTAGAAGGTGTTATTGTAACGGATGCCTTTTTGTCCTCCAATGTGGTTTCCCATCTCCATGAAAACAACATACCTGTTATTTTATTTAACCGATACAGTAAAGACATTCCGTGTCACTCCGTAAGCTGTGATAATTATACGGCTAGTAAGCGGATTGGTGAATACCTGCTTGAACAAGGGTACAGCAAATTAGCCTTCATTACGGGTCGGAAGAATACATCGACCAGTCAAGATCGGCAAAGAGGATTTTGTGAGTTTTTAAAGTCAAAAGGGATTGATCCGGTCATTGAAGAAGGGGACTATACGTATGATGGGGCCTATGAAGCCGCATTAAAGTTATTGACACGAGAAGATCGGCCTGAGGTCATTTTCGGAGCAAATGATATAACCGCTTTAGGCGCAATAGATGCAGCGAAAACGTTAAATTTATCCATTCCTGAGGATATTGCCATTGTTGGATTTGATAACATTCAAATGGCTTCATGGCCGTCTTATTCGCTCACTACATGGGAACAGCCTGTCGATGAAATGATTGAATTAACCATCAATACTCTATTAATCGAAATGAACCAAAAGGGTTCCAATTCCAAACCAACTCTAGTATCAGGGAGATTGATCGAAAGAAAGACAACAAAATCTTAA
- the hisD gene encoding histidinol dehydrogenase, giving the protein MATYLKQGKAQEEIAQNDAQVSDTVRQTILKIEQEGDAAVRELSEKFDKWSPESFRLTDEQIGEIISQVPDQTIEDIKFAQSNVKRFAEEQRKSMIDIEVETLPGVILGHKNIPVNSVGCYIPGGRYPMVASAHMSVLTAKVAGVKRVIACTPPIGGEIPAATVAAMHMAGADEIYILGGIQAMAAMAVGTDTIKSVDMIVGPGNAFVAEAKRQLYGRVGIDLFAGPTETLVVADETADAEMIATDILGQGEHGPTSPGALITTSRKLAEETVVEIERQLGVLKTADVARVSWEDYGVIILVDTIDEAVLEANRLAFEHVEILTENPDYFLENMTNYGCLFLGPETNVAYGDKVIGTNHTLPTKGSARYTGGLWVGKFLKTVTYQKVAEEASAMIGEYAARLCQLENFAGHAEQALLRVRRYGKVPVNNK; this is encoded by the coding sequence ATGGCAACTTATTTAAAGCAAGGTAAAGCACAGGAAGAAATTGCACAAAATGACGCACAAGTATCAGATACGGTACGTCAAACGATACTAAAAATTGAGCAAGAAGGCGACGCGGCAGTTAGAGAATTATCTGAAAAATTCGACAAGTGGTCACCGGAAAGCTTCCGATTAACTGATGAGCAAATTGGAGAAATCATTAGCCAGGTTCCTGATCAGACCATTGAAGACATAAAGTTTGCGCAAAGTAATGTGAAGCGATTTGCAGAAGAGCAAAGGAAGTCCATGATTGATATCGAGGTAGAAACACTTCCTGGTGTAATCCTTGGTCATAAAAATATTCCGGTCAATAGTGTTGGCTGCTATATTCCTGGTGGGCGTTATCCAATGGTAGCATCGGCCCATATGAGTGTATTAACGGCTAAAGTAGCAGGAGTCAAACGAGTAATTGCATGCACACCTCCTATAGGTGGGGAAATCCCTGCAGCAACTGTAGCTGCAATGCATATGGCGGGAGCCGATGAGATTTATATACTCGGTGGCATTCAAGCAATGGCTGCAATGGCTGTCGGAACTGATACTATAAAATCCGTTGATATGATCGTCGGACCAGGCAATGCATTCGTTGCTGAAGCAAAACGACAACTATACGGACGCGTGGGAATCGATCTTTTCGCCGGTCCTACAGAAACACTAGTCGTAGCTGATGAAACGGCTGATGCAGAAATGATTGCTACGGATATTCTAGGGCAAGGGGAGCACGGTCCGACTTCGCCTGGGGCATTGATTACTACTTCTCGTAAACTAGCAGAAGAAACTGTTGTTGAAATTGAGCGACAATTGGGAGTTCTTAAGACAGCAGACGTGGCCCGTGTTTCTTGGGAGGATTATGGCGTTATCATCCTGGTTGATACCATAGATGAAGCAGTACTTGAAGCAAACCGACTAGCATTTGAACATGTTGAAATTCTTACGGAAAATCCGGACTACTTCCTTGAAAATATGACTAATTACGGCTGCCTATTCCTGGGACCTGAAACAAACGTTGCATACGGGGATAAAGTTATTGGCACAAACCATACATTGCCAACAAAAGGTTCTGCACGATATACCGGTGGTTTATGGGTCGGTAAATTCTTGAAGACTGTTACCTATCAAAAAGTAGCGGAAGAAGCCAGTGCCATGATTGGGGAATATGCTGCGCGCCTTTGCCAATTAGAGAATTTTGCTGGACATGCTGAACAAGCCCTTCTTCGTGTACGTCGTTATGGTAAAGTACCGGTTAATAACAAGTAA
- a CDS encoding GntP family permease, with protein MDLFIIILALGLLMFIAYRGFSVILFAPLCALLAVILTEPSYVLPFFSNIFMEKMVGFIKNYFPVFLLGAVFGKLVEMSGIAESIAKTIVKLVGKKRAILAVVLMCAILTYSGVSLFVVAFAVYPFAANLFREANIPKRLIPGTIALGALSFTMDALPGTPQIQNVIPTSYFKTDIYAAPVLGIIGSIFVLSMGMLYLERRRKKAQEAGEGYLGFNGDGGETAVAAETVNPLTVPLAVNTSLGRQIFAFIPLVLVGVANKIFTISIPKWYPEGFDFSKIGLDLFGKVDLATVTGIWSVELALVLGIIATVAYDWGRVITGFQQGINASIGGALLAAMNTASEYGFGGVIASLPGFATVRDGISHTFTNPLVNGAVTTNVLSGITGSSSGGMGIALSAMGDKYIQAINQYNIPPEVMHRVIAMASGGMDSLPHNGAVITLLAVTGLTHKQSYGDIFVITIFKTLAAFVIILVYSLTGLV; from the coding sequence ATGGATTTATTCATCATAATACTTGCTTTAGGGCTATTAATGTTTATTGCTTACCGTGGTTTTTCTGTCATTCTTTTTGCACCACTTTGTGCGTTACTTGCTGTCATTCTAACAGAGCCCAGCTATGTTTTGCCGTTCTTCTCTAATATTTTTATGGAGAAGATGGTTGGATTTATTAAAAACTACTTTCCTGTCTTTTTGTTAGGAGCTGTTTTTGGAAAGTTAGTCGAAATGTCGGGGATTGCTGAGTCTATCGCCAAGACGATTGTGAAACTAGTCGGCAAAAAAAGAGCAATTTTAGCAGTTGTCCTAATGTGTGCCATATTAACTTACAGTGGAGTGAGTTTGTTCGTGGTTGCATTTGCAGTATATCCATTTGCTGCTAATCTTTTCCGAGAAGCCAATATTCCTAAACGGCTTATTCCAGGGACGATTGCTTTAGGAGCATTATCGTTTACAATGGATGCGCTGCCGGGAACACCGCAAATCCAAAATGTAATTCCTACTTCTTATTTTAAGACAGATATATATGCAGCACCGGTATTGGGAATTATTGGATCAATTTTCGTTTTATCTATGGGTATGCTTTACTTGGAAAGACGTCGTAAAAAAGCTCAAGAAGCGGGTGAAGGTTATTTAGGATTTAATGGAGATGGAGGAGAAACGGCAGTTGCTGCAGAAACAGTCAATCCATTAACGGTTCCTTTAGCTGTTAATACAAGTCTAGGACGACAAATATTTGCATTTATACCGCTAGTATTAGTGGGTGTGGCGAATAAAATTTTTACTATTTCTATTCCGAAATGGTATCCAGAGGGATTTGACTTTTCAAAGATAGGATTAGATTTGTTTGGGAAAGTAGATCTTGCGACAGTTACAGGTATTTGGTCTGTTGAACTAGCTCTAGTATTAGGTATTATTGCAACAGTTGCTTACGATTGGGGACGTGTTATAACAGGGTTCCAACAGGGCATTAATGCCAGTATTGGTGGAGCGTTACTAGCAGCTATGAATACTGCTTCTGAATATGGATTTGGTGGGGTCATCGCTTCATTACCAGGATTCGCAACTGTACGTGATGGTATTTCACACACTTTTACGAATCCACTTGTAAATGGGGCCGTTACAACAAACGTGTTATCTGGTATTACTGGTTCTTCGTCTGGTGGAATGGGAATTGCGCTTAGTGCAATGGGAGATAAGTATATACAAGCTATTAATCAATATAATATTCCTCCCGAAGTAATGCACCGTGTCATAGCAATGGCATCAGGCGGGATGGATTCGTTACCTCATAACGGCGCTGTTATAACCTTACTTGCGGTTACAGGCTTAACACACAAACAATCATATGGAGATATCTTTGTGATTACAATTTTTAAGACACTAGCAGCATTTGTAATTATTCTAGTCTACAGCTTAACTGGATTAGTCTAA
- a CDS encoding tyrosine-type recombinase/integrase, whose product MHELVEKTKELQNSAWKKSLSEISIHTLQERLDTTEINGEHPFSDFSDIEMLQWFLQRREHLKRQHEKSTRTVQAYERELIQFIEQLLTYSVEINVDFEKVADGSLFKSLSTRHIRRYQEWLSEKSPYVLKKGAYSVATLSRKTTIIKNFLTFLFESGYITEPIHEGFFKINIRKDDRPNRDLGPKEVIQLLDYFREINHPIVFSIIHILTMTGMRNEEFTRLRVKDLQYDSITSTYYLEVLGKGNKRRQIPLKKKGMNSIRMFRSARGIDDIEAAEGDDPLFTTNTGRAYSPSYLSQYLTKAIKESGLPFLKFRSSSIGPHTFRHAFAIISHLNGVDVYQIMKSLGHEQLSTTEIYLEKVFEKERHAIHLWKSDVFGEYI is encoded by the coding sequence ATGCATGAACTGGTAGAGAAAACGAAAGAGCTTCAGAATAGTGCTTGGAAAAAAAGTTTGTCAGAAATTTCTATCCACACTTTACAAGAACGATTAGATACGACAGAAATAAATGGAGAACATCCTTTTTCGGATTTTAGCGATATAGAGATGCTACAGTGGTTTCTACAACGACGAGAGCATTTAAAACGGCAACACGAAAAATCCACCCGCACCGTCCAAGCCTATGAGCGGGAACTCATTCAATTTATTGAACAATTGCTCACTTATTCGGTAGAAATCAATGTAGACTTTGAAAAAGTTGCGGACGGTTCCCTCTTTAAATCTCTATCTACCCGGCACATTCGAAGATATCAAGAATGGTTATCAGAAAAAAGCCCCTATGTTTTAAAAAAAGGAGCTTATTCTGTTGCCACATTATCCAGAAAGACAACCATCATTAAGAATTTTTTGACATTCCTGTTCGAATCAGGCTATATCACGGAGCCAATTCATGAAGGTTTCTTTAAGATCAATATTCGTAAAGATGATCGGCCGAACCGTGATTTGGGACCGAAGGAAGTCATTCAGCTACTTGATTATTTCAGGGAAATCAACCACCCCATCGTTTTTTCGATCATTCATATCCTTACGATGACAGGCATGCGCAATGAAGAGTTTACAAGACTCCGAGTCAAGGATCTTCAATATGATTCCATTACCAGCACGTATTATTTAGAGGTCCTAGGTAAAGGAAATAAAAGAAGGCAAATACCATTGAAGAAAAAAGGAATGAATAGTATTCGAATGTTCCGTTCAGCTAGAGGAATCGACGATATAGAAGCAGCGGAAGGAGACGACCCGCTCTTTACGACCAATACAGGCCGTGCTTACTCTCCCTCTTATTTATCTCAATATCTAACAAAAGCCATTAAGGAGAGTGGCTTGCCTTTTTTGAAGTTTCGTTCCTCTTCCATTGGTCCTCATACTTTCAGACATGCTTTTGCCATCATTTCTCACTTAAATGGAGTGGATGTCTATCAGATTATGAAGAGTCTGGGCCATGAGCAGCTCTCCACTACAGAGATTTATTTGGAGAAGGTTTTTGAAAAGGAACGACATGCGATTCATTTGTGGAAATCAGATGTGTTTGGGGAGTATATATAA